In Halogeometricum borinquense DSM 11551, a single genomic region encodes these proteins:
- a CDS encoding ABC transporter substrate-binding protein gives MAKDANETDAPTRREYVKYGAVLTGGLLSGCAGNAPTDSESTTTETNTETANQSGSSGDSETETDATNPYTVSMAPMGEVEFERVPESIFTRLTHLAGMAFALGRGDDVNAMHAPGYYDALWNQFTPRLPGVTLDWKGLYSSWEPSKEKLYELDSDVHLADPAGVSALDSWNADDVEAIGENIAPWFGNYYSDRHATPPEAWTDDYQYYDLWEMFERVAQVFREEARYEALAEIHRRLVETVQEELPPVEARPTAVLIGPSDLEKIYAYKLDTPGFLTAHTRAAGAVGAFGDDVQSGSTVDAETLLDANPDVIFALGGMHPKTSMADIRDGLGGNNVTREVAAVKNDRVYAQGARYQGPILNLFQIEMTAKQLYPDQFGAWPTYAEGPYPEIPEDEQLFDRERVASIIRGNF, from the coding sequence ATGGCGAAAGACGCGAACGAGACGGATGCACCGACGCGACGCGAGTACGTGAAGTATGGTGCGGTCCTCACGGGCGGGTTGCTTTCGGGATGTGCGGGTAACGCACCGACCGACTCCGAGTCAACGACGACGGAGACGAATACGGAGACAGCGAACCAGTCCGGCTCATCGGGCGATTCAGAGACTGAGACGGACGCAACTAACCCTTACACGGTGTCGATGGCACCGATGGGAGAAGTCGAGTTCGAACGCGTCCCCGAGAGCATATTCACGCGACTGACGCATCTCGCGGGGATGGCATTCGCACTCGGTCGCGGTGACGACGTCAACGCGATGCATGCGCCGGGATACTACGACGCGCTGTGGAACCAGTTTACGCCGCGTCTTCCCGGCGTCACACTCGACTGGAAGGGGCTGTACTCCTCGTGGGAGCCAAGCAAGGAGAAGCTCTACGAACTAGATAGCGATGTGCATCTCGCTGACCCGGCGGGAGTCTCCGCGCTCGACTCTTGGAATGCGGACGATGTCGAAGCGATTGGTGAGAATATCGCACCGTGGTTCGGAAACTACTACAGCGATAGACACGCCACGCCCCCAGAAGCGTGGACCGACGACTACCAGTACTACGATCTGTGGGAGATGTTCGAACGAGTCGCACAGGTATTCCGCGAAGAGGCCCGCTACGAGGCGCTCGCCGAGATCCACCGACGCTTGGTCGAGACCGTACAGGAGGAACTGCCACCGGTCGAAGCGCGACCGACTGCGGTATTGATCGGTCCGAGCGACCTCGAAAAGATCTACGCGTATAAACTGGACACGCCCGGATTCCTGACGGCACACACGCGCGCCGCGGGCGCAGTTGGCGCGTTCGGTGACGACGTGCAGTCCGGATCAACCGTAGATGCAGAGACATTGCTTGATGCTAACCCAGACGTGATCTTCGCACTCGGTGGGATGCATCCAAAAACCAGCATGGCGGATATCAGAGACGGACTCGGCGGAAACAACGTCACACGAGAGGTTGCTGCGGTAAAGAACGACCGAGTGTACGCACAAGGCGCACGGTACCAAGGCCCGATTCTCAACCTGTTCCAAATAGAGATGACGGCAAAGCAACTCTATCCCGACCAGTTCGGTGCGTGGCCGACGTACGCCGAGGGTCCGTACCCGGAGATACCCGAAGACGAACAACTGTTCGACCGCGAGCGCGTGGCATCCATTATTCGCGGCAACTTCTGA
- a CDS encoding halocyanin domain-containing protein: protein MTSASNLSISRRTVLRGAAGAVTAGVAAGTAGTATAQSGEPNYSDWFKNTSNYDSTVDKTGKDTVTITVGATGNGGNFAFGPAAVRVDPGTTVVWKWNGKGGSHNVVAKDGSFKSEMVGETGHTFEQTFEKEGIVKYACTPHEPMGMKGAVVVGSAGDGGNDGSESSGDDRNDGDSGNSGDSENDGDGASAEQASEPEYGDWFTDVSNFDGTVDRTGQNEITVTVGATGNGGNFAFGPAAVRVDPGTTVVWEWNGKGGTHNVAAKEGSFESEMVGETGHTFEHTFEKSGVHRYVCAPHKTMGMKGAVVVGDGGGAGSGSSNNAESTVDDTLTIAGGVGLVGALLAMFAFGSRSKANNRRETGR, encoded by the coding sequence ATGACATCCGCAAGCAATCTCAGCATCAGTCGGCGAACAGTACTGCGCGGTGCCGCAGGTGCGGTCACGGCAGGAGTAGCCGCGGGGACGGCGGGAACCGCAACCGCACAATCCGGGGAGCCAAATTACAGCGACTGGTTCAAAAACACCAGCAACTACGACAGCACCGTCGATAAAACGGGGAAAGACACCGTTACGATTACCGTCGGAGCAACGGGAAACGGCGGAAACTTCGCCTTCGGACCGGCTGCCGTTCGCGTTGATCCCGGGACAACCGTCGTCTGGAAGTGGAACGGCAAAGGCGGGTCCCACAACGTTGTCGCCAAAGACGGAAGTTTCAAAAGCGAGATGGTGGGCGAGACGGGTCATACCTTCGAGCAGACGTTCGAGAAAGAAGGGATCGTCAAGTACGCCTGTACACCGCACGAACCGATGGGGATGAAGGGAGCAGTAGTCGTTGGAAGTGCCGGTGACGGTGGGAACGATGGGAGCGAAAGCAGTGGAGATGATAGAAACGACGGAGATAGCGGAAACAGCGGAGACAGCGAAAACGACGGAGACGGAGCATCGGCAGAACAGGCCAGTGAACCCGAGTACGGCGACTGGTTTACCGACGTCTCGAACTTCGATGGGACAGTTGACCGAACCGGACAAAACGAGATAACAGTTACTGTCGGAGCAACGGGGAACGGCGGAAACTTCGCCTTCGGTCCGGCCGCTGTCCGTGTTGACCCCGGCACCACCGTCGTCTGGGAGTGGAACGGCAAGGGGGGAACGCACAACGTCGCGGCTAAAGAGGGTAGTTTCGAGAGCGAAATGGTGGGCGAGACGGGCCACACCTTCGAACACACATTCGAGAAGTCCGGAGTCCACCGGTACGTCTGTGCCCCACACAAGACGATGGGAATGAAAGGTGCAGTCGTCGTTGGTGATGGCGGCGGGGCGGGTTCAGGTTCGAGCAATAATGCAGAAAGCACCGTGGATGACACACTCACTATCGCTGGCGGGGTTGGTCTAGTCGGTGCGCTGTTAGCCATGTTTGCGTTTGGATCACGGAGCAAGGCGAATAACCGTCGGGAGACAGGTCGCTAA